A region from the Candidatus Electrothrix scaldis genome encodes:
- a CDS encoding glycosyltransferase, translated as MIELAIIIPYYKITYLDHLLCQLSRQTNKKFRLYIGDDFSPDSPHDTIKKYNKFLDIEYKRFSPNLGGDNLVSHWNRCLEMLQDETWVWMLPDDDLPSPNCVEEFYKILYKIKKSDEVNTFNIPLRIINSEGEIVKKDAISPFYQDNYEFYLSILKSERGISLGDNIFRKKILINSGGFVSFPKGWGSDHATILNVSASKKICCLQNAWFGFRQSGINISSQVDDGDQKMKARFFLAQWLKRNENIFPQKPSLEFYRYFYWKGEYYFLYEWDLTVSVFYNLIRLRLVCLKNINPFSLVNLLIQKILLKCSR; from the coding sequence ATGATTGAATTAGCAATTATAATTCCATACTATAAAATAACCTATTTAGATCATCTGTTATGCCAGCTATCCAGGCAAACAAATAAAAAATTTAGACTCTATATTGGCGATGATTTTTCGCCAGATTCACCACATGATACTATAAAAAAATATAATAAATTCCTTGATATTGAATATAAGAGGTTTTCACCTAACTTAGGTGGTGACAACTTAGTTTCTCACTGGAATAGATGCCTTGAGATGCTTCAAGATGAAACGTGGGTATGGATGCTCCCTGACGATGATTTACCTTCACCTAACTGCGTAGAAGAATTTTATAAGATACTTTATAAAATTAAAAAATCTGATGAAGTTAATACATTCAACATTCCATTGCGAATTATAAACTCTGAAGGTGAAATAGTAAAAAAAGATGCTATCTCCCCATTTTATCAAGATAATTATGAGTTTTATCTGAGTATTTTAAAATCAGAAAGGGGTATTTCGCTTGGTGATAATATTTTTAGGAAAAAAATATTGATTAACTCTGGAGGTTTTGTCTCCTTTCCTAAAGGATGGGGAAGCGATCATGCCACCATTCTTAATGTGAGTGCCAGTAAAAAAATATGTTGCCTTCAAAATGCTTGGTTTGGATTTAGGCAGAGTGGCATTAATATTTCATCCCAAGTAGATGATGGCGATCAAAAAATGAAAGCCAGATTTTTCTTAGCACAATGGCTAAAAAGAAATGAGAATATTTTCCCCCAAAAGCCTTCTTTGGAATTTTATCGTTACTTTTATTGGAAAGGAGAATATTATTTTCTTTATGAGTGGGATCTGACCGTTAGCGTCTTTTATAATTTAATCCGATTAAGATTGGTCTGCTTAAAAAATATTAATCCGTTTTCCTTAGTTAACTTACTAATCCAAAAAATATTATTGAAGTGCTCTAGGTGA
- a CDS encoding methyltransferase domain-containing protein → MDDQKKWLELISNKEEIILELGCGEKKSIDGVIGIDKLSLPGVDFIADINKGLGFIPDNSIIKIYSKHFLEHIDDISYLFSEIARVLKSGGIIEGWVPHWSNPYYYSDPTHKTFFGLYTFSYFTKNEIYKRKVPNFYQDNNLILEKNLLLFRPNKGDPSFFSRVLMKVINFNSHTQEIYEKYFAKLFFVDEIYFQLRRT, encoded by the coding sequence ATGGACGATCAAAAAAAATGGTTGGAATTAATTTCTAACAAAGAAGAAATTATATTAGAATTAGGCTGCGGTGAAAAAAAAAGTATTGATGGTGTCATTGGAATCGATAAATTGAGTTTACCTGGAGTTGACTTTATCGCAGATATCAATAAAGGACTTGGGTTTATACCAGATAACTCGATAATTAAAATATATTCTAAACATTTTTTAGAGCATATAGATGACATTTCATATCTTTTTTCTGAAATTGCAAGGGTTTTAAAGTCCGGAGGGATCATAGAAGGTTGGGTTCCTCATTGGAGCAATCCATATTACTACAGCGATCCAACTCATAAAACTTTTTTTGGTCTCTATACTTTTTCTTACTTTACTAAAAATGAAATATACAAGAGGAAAGTTCCTAACTTTTACCAAGATAACAATTTGATTCTAGAGAAAAACCTACTTTTATTTAGACCGAATAAAGGTGATCCCTCTTTTTTTTCAAGGGTATTAATGAAAGTAATTAATTTTAATTCACATACACAAGAGATTTATGAGAAATATTTTGCCAAACTTTTTTTTGTTGATGAGATATATTTTCAACTTAGAAGGACATGA
- a CDS encoding ABC transporter ATP-binding protein, producing MILSDSELVKNIIILWRYLGKRRRAQFVVLFILMLVSIFAEVITIGAVIPFLGALTSPEHLFSLSWLQPVIQTLQVETADELLLPLTLLFILIALFSSGVRIAQLWYNNRLTAEMGTQLRHDIYAMALNKPYEFHVAHNSSDLISLTTEKVGAAISAGILQVLSLSTALVLCLAIIATLISINPLVALIAFISWGGGYILIARLVRKKVKRNSEIIRENQPQSVKCMQEGLGGIRDVILDNSQSVFCQGYAGTVQRIQFALVQNSFLSILPKNLLEVLGITLIALLAYSMQAGSSGQNTLPLLGAFALGAQRLLPGLQQIYFSWSIINGTHAILADVASWLAVEHDRAAKSKAALVQSLEFCEKIELQDVSFCYAGTEKEVLSDIRLTIPKGSRVGFIGETGSGKSTLLDIVMGLLVPTRGELRVDDIKIDSSNVKAWQQNIAHVSQAIFLSDGSMLENIAFGVPVKKIDENRVEEAARLAHIHDFIESLPNGYQTLVGERGVRLSGGQRQRIGIARALYKKANVLVLDEATSALDNTTEQDVMAAIDSLGDDLTVLMIAHRLSTLAGCDTVTELAQWGIIRTGIFHEMIGGSTG from the coding sequence ATGATACTGAGTGATTCTGAGCTAGTTAAAAATATAATTATCCTGTGGAGGTATCTGGGGAAAAGGCGACGAGCTCAATTCGTCGTTCTTTTTATATTGATGCTTGTCTCAATCTTTGCCGAGGTTATAACCATAGGGGCTGTTATCCCTTTTCTTGGAGCGTTAACCTCTCCTGAACATCTTTTTTCTCTTTCCTGGCTGCAACCTGTTATACAAACTTTGCAGGTTGAGACTGCGGATGAGCTCCTTCTTCCTCTTACCCTTCTCTTTATCCTTATTGCTCTTTTTTCGTCAGGCGTGCGGATTGCTCAACTCTGGTATAATAACCGATTAACCGCAGAAATGGGAACACAGCTGCGCCATGATATCTATGCAATGGCCTTGAATAAACCTTATGAGTTTCATGTGGCCCATAACAGCAGTGATCTGATTAGTCTTACCACAGAAAAGGTAGGCGCAGCCATTAGTGCTGGGATTCTGCAGGTACTTTCATTATCGACCGCTCTGGTTCTGTGTCTTGCCATTATTGCTACGCTGATTTCTATTAACCCTCTTGTTGCGTTGATTGCCTTTATCAGTTGGGGAGGTGGTTATATTCTTATTGCGCGTCTTGTTCGGAAAAAGGTTAAAAGAAACAGCGAGATTATACGAGAGAACCAGCCTCAGTCAGTGAAATGCATGCAGGAGGGCCTTGGGGGAATCCGGGATGTCATTCTGGATAATAGTCAGTCGGTCTTTTGCCAGGGGTACGCAGGGACGGTTCAAAGAATTCAATTTGCTCTTGTTCAGAACAGCTTTTTAAGCATTTTGCCGAAAAATCTATTGGAGGTCCTTGGTATTACCCTGATAGCCCTCTTGGCCTATTCCATGCAGGCAGGCTCCTCCGGTCAGAATACCTTGCCCTTGTTGGGTGCCTTTGCCTTGGGGGCTCAACGCCTTTTACCAGGACTCCAGCAGATCTATTTTTCCTGGTCCATAATTAATGGAACCCATGCGATATTGGCGGATGTAGCATCGTGGTTGGCTGTTGAGCATGACCGTGCAGCAAAAAGCAAGGCTGCTCTTGTTCAGTCTCTGGAGTTTTGTGAAAAGATAGAGTTGCAAGATGTTAGCTTTTGCTATGCTGGTACCGAGAAAGAGGTGCTGTCCGATATTCGATTGACTATTCCCAAAGGTTCAAGGGTTGGGTTTATCGGTGAGACGGGCAGCGGGAAGAGTACCTTGCTGGATATCGTGATGGGATTATTGGTCCCGACGCGAGGTGAATTACGGGTTGATGATATAAAAATTGATTCCTCTAATGTGAAAGCTTGGCAACAGAATATTGCCCATGTTTCACAAGCGATTTTTTTGTCTGATGGATCCATGTTGGAAAATATAGCTTTTGGGGTACCGGTTAAGAAGATTGATGAAAACCGAGTTGAGGAAGCTGCTCGACTAGCTCATATTCATGATTTTATAGAGTCCTTACCAAATGGCTATCAAACCTTGGTCGGTGAGCGGGGTGTGCGGCTTTCCGGGGGCCAACGTCAACGTATCGGAATTGCTCGCGCCCTGTATAAGAAGGCGAATGTCCTTGTGCTGGACGAGGCGACCAGTGCCCTTGATAATACCACTGAACAGGATGTTATGGCGGCGATTGATAGCTTAGGTGATGACCTGACAGTTTTGATGATTGCTCATCGGCTTTCGACTTTGGCAGGGTGTGATACCGTTACTGAGCTTGCGCAGTGGGGAATAATCAGGACAGGAATATTTCATGAGATGATCGGTGGCAGCACAGGGTAA
- the glgB gene encoding 1,4-alpha-glucan branching protein GlgB: MKPNHSQGIAAPASWLGDLDKYLFGEGTHERAYEKLGAHLVTFDNQEGTVFSVWAPNAQKVSVIGNFNEWDGDANPMQASNSGIWTIFIPGVTEHTVYKYRITTKHNEQFDKSDPYGFAMEFRPATGSIVTNLDNYQWQDGDWVENRAKRQPLDGPISIYEVHAGSWRMEPDKEWGQRYLTYRELADQLIPYVLEMGYTHIELLPIAEHPFDGSWGYQVIGFFAPTSRFGTPQDFMYFIDQCHQHNIGVILDWVPAHFPKDGAGLNYFDGTHLYAHEDPRQGEHQDWGTMIFNYGRNEVRSFLISNALFWIDKYHIDGLRVDAVASMLYLDYSREEGQWIPNEHGGRENLAAISFLQKTNEVVHGIYPGVLTVAEESTSWPMVSRPTWLGGLGFSLKWNMGWMHDTLSYMAHDSIHRRFHHNEMTFGMLYAFQENFTLPISHDEVVHGKGSLINKMSGDEWQKFASLRTYLGFMWSYSGKKLLFMGCEFGQWQEWNNEKGLEWDALTANTHQGVQRYVADLNKVYRSEPALYENDYEWSGFSWINANDSDNSVFSFIRKAKKTDDFLVVICNFTPVIREEYRIGVPKGGQYREIINSDLAVYQGSGVCNSELRTIPEQSYGMDHSLMLTLPPLATLILKPE, from the coding sequence ATGAAACCAAATCACTCGCAAGGAATCGCCGCTCCAGCAAGCTGGCTCGGAGATCTGGACAAATATCTGTTCGGTGAAGGCACCCATGAACGGGCCTATGAAAAACTCGGAGCTCATCTTGTCACCTTTGATAACCAGGAAGGCACCGTCTTTTCAGTTTGGGCGCCCAATGCCCAAAAGGTATCTGTAATAGGTAATTTTAATGAATGGGACGGCGATGCCAACCCTATGCAAGCCAGTAATTCTGGAATCTGGACGATTTTTATTCCAGGGGTAACAGAGCATACCGTCTATAAGTACAGAATCACCACCAAACATAATGAGCAGTTTGACAAGTCTGACCCCTACGGCTTTGCAATGGAGTTTCGTCCTGCTACTGGTTCCATTGTGACCAACCTGGACAACTATCAATGGCAGGATGGAGATTGGGTAGAAAACCGCGCCAAACGACAACCGCTGGATGGCCCTATCTCTATCTACGAAGTTCATGCAGGTTCTTGGCGGATGGAACCGGATAAAGAATGGGGCCAGCGCTATCTCACCTATCGTGAGCTGGCAGACCAACTGATTCCCTATGTGCTGGAAATGGGCTATACCCATATCGAGCTGTTGCCCATTGCCGAGCATCCCTTTGATGGCTCCTGGGGCTACCAGGTCATAGGCTTTTTTGCTCCGACCAGCCGTTTCGGTACGCCGCAGGATTTCATGTATTTTATAGATCAATGTCATCAGCATAATATCGGGGTGATCCTGGATTGGGTACCGGCGCATTTCCCAAAAGATGGGGCCGGGCTCAACTACTTTGACGGCACCCATCTCTACGCCCATGAAGACCCCCGCCAGGGCGAACACCAGGACTGGGGCACCATGATCTTTAATTATGGTCGCAATGAAGTTCGCTCCTTTCTGATTTCAAATGCCCTGTTCTGGATTGATAAATACCATATTGATGGACTGCGGGTTGACGCAGTAGCCTCTATGCTCTATCTGGATTACTCCCGCGAAGAGGGTCAGTGGATTCCCAATGAACACGGTGGGAGGGAAAACCTGGCCGCCATCAGCTTTCTCCAGAAAACCAACGAGGTTGTGCATGGTATATACCCTGGAGTGCTCACCGTTGCTGAGGAATCCACCTCCTGGCCGATGGTCTCCCGACCAACCTGGCTGGGCGGTTTAGGCTTCAGCTTGAAATGGAACATGGGCTGGATGCACGACACCCTGAGTTACATGGCCCATGATTCTATTCACCGCCGTTTTCATCATAACGAGATGACCTTTGGTATGCTCTACGCCTTTCAGGAAAACTTCACTTTGCCCATTTCTCATGATGAGGTAGTTCATGGGAAAGGTTCTCTGATCAATAAGATGTCCGGTGATGAATGGCAAAAATTTGCTAGCCTCCGTACCTATCTTGGCTTTATGTGGAGTTATTCCGGAAAAAAACTCCTTTTCATGGGCTGCGAATTCGGGCAATGGCAGGAGTGGAATAACGAAAAAGGTCTGGAATGGGATGCCCTGACAGCAAATACCCATCAGGGGGTACAGCGCTATGTTGCTGACCTGAATAAGGTGTACAGAAGTGAGCCTGCTCTCTATGAAAATGATTATGAATGGTCCGGTTTTTCCTGGATTAATGCCAATGACTCAGACAATTCAGTTTTTTCATTTATACGTAAGGCAAAAAAAACTGATGACTTTCTTGTTGTAATCTGTAATTTTACACCGGTAATTCGTGAAGAATATCGCATCGGCGTCCCCAAAGGAGGACAATACCGAGAAATCATCAACAGCGACCTGGCAGTATATCAGGGCAGCGGTGTGTGCAATAGTGAACTACGCACGATTCCCGAGCAATCCTATGGTATGGATCACTCTCTTATGCTTACCTTGCCGCCTCTGGCAACCCTGATTTTAAAACCAGAATAA
- a CDS encoding OmpA family protein — translation MQKVTPRLALYISLGILLYIALAGYHAQSKKKHEEQAATAQTQEKIHTLQSQVSEYKQDLVDAKAELNKIKQEKKAVAKVAPKAAPSGEKSRVSAEQLQKAEARIQQLQEQLESANKKLSEKVGKENSASKQLLQKLKETEQELQNQKTLLVQMQERRRADLQQISQLEEAQQEKADHIKETEQLVAELSGRLEQSKAQLTEATTRLSLASNAAQKAQLKAEAMLQYGKEKDRMLAPSEQKAATLEKQLSDQQTQIEQLTATLETAKKELETAKKNNQQLAEQVTTLSATGTAQQQELATLKEQLQKAGREQREKQIAYDDQEAALAEARTQLETLSAEKKTLTEKLDELSLVVQEKEAQQALLTNAQAQLEKLAAEKESLAGKVEEFSQLVQEKEAQQARLTEAQAQLEKLAAEKESLTGKVDELSELLKAQKTLHQAELEKEKLALHSNIGQLTERLTAKEKELAQQKELLLEAASQITALHATEKRSKLKIEALLKYGKEKERLLAPSQEEITALQKQLEEKQQELATAQKELAERTASGKELVNQVASLTESTLVRNKETEKLNQELAEAKASIEQLTGELTETKAALETAETNYATSQEKEQALQQSLAGKDEELTVVRAEIERLTTELEDQKSRTQELTQERERLTAELEAAKAKETELSQQVEVKTEELSAATTAVEEAKNSVASAQEKVTNLETQLADKEASQTAAQEKISALEAQVADLLPLQEQLQSAQEQVATLEAELANMEGLQAQLATNQEKITSLETQLSELPTTVEEFNAVQEKVASLEAQLTQTETQAAELVAAQEKAATLEAQVTELQQEAAKITEAQEKIAELEKQLAEAGTLAEQLATEQKKTAALEAKLTELQAVEQQSTETEEKIAALTAELDQAKAQITELSAAGEEKEKLATELADAQAKLTELTKTQEEAGSKATALEEELNTLKASLEEKDQALTAQTEALAQAQTTLAAQAATADQTDAIKKSAEESQAELANAKEELSALQARVKELEEEIIRLKEQLSQQSNAEPVQEVAQETMAAQVAAPAEAEQETVQQQNEQEEEVQEEEADAATENPAEQEQVAPVEQEEQAEAVNAEDTEEETAESPAQQETEDATSLDSDNDGNVDATIVLSGVNFTTGTAKLTDEAVSSLKKTAKLLKTHAAGKRFEVAGYTDSVGSPKRNQQISEQRAQSVRKFLVEQGIDGALLVSKGYGQENPIADNNTAEGRAMNRRVELHQITAE, via the coding sequence ATGCAAAAAGTAACACCGCGCTTAGCGCTTTATATCTCGCTCGGTATCCTGCTCTATATTGCTCTTGCAGGGTATCATGCTCAGAGCAAAAAAAAACATGAAGAACAGGCGGCTACGGCCCAGACTCAGGAAAAAATTCACACGCTACAAAGCCAGGTCTCTGAATACAAGCAAGACCTCGTTGATGCCAAGGCCGAATTAAATAAAATAAAACAAGAGAAAAAAGCCGTTGCCAAGGTCGCACCAAAAGCAGCTCCCTCTGGAGAGAAGAGCAGAGTTTCTGCTGAACAATTACAAAAAGCTGAAGCCCGCATTCAGCAGCTGCAAGAACAGCTGGAGAGTGCCAATAAAAAATTAAGCGAGAAAGTCGGAAAAGAAAACAGCGCCAGCAAACAACTCCTGCAAAAACTCAAAGAGACTGAGCAGGAACTGCAAAACCAAAAAACATTGCTCGTTCAGATGCAGGAACGACGCCGGGCCGACCTGCAACAAATTTCCCAACTTGAAGAAGCGCAGCAGGAGAAAGCTGATCACATCAAAGAAACAGAGCAACTCGTTGCAGAGCTCTCTGGCCGCCTGGAGCAGTCTAAGGCCCAGCTGACGGAGGCCACCACCAGACTTTCTCTTGCGAGCAACGCCGCACAAAAGGCCCAGCTTAAAGCTGAGGCCATGCTCCAGTACGGAAAAGAAAAAGACCGTATGCTGGCTCCTTCTGAGCAAAAAGCAGCTACCCTGGAAAAACAGCTTAGTGATCAGCAAACGCAGATTGAACAGCTGACAGCCACCCTTGAGACAGCGAAAAAAGAGCTGGAAACTGCCAAGAAGAATAACCAGCAACTTGCCGAGCAGGTCACCACCTTAAGCGCGACCGGAACTGCTCAGCAGCAGGAACTTGCAACCCTGAAAGAACAATTGCAAAAGGCTGGTCGTGAACAACGGGAAAAGCAGATCGCCTATGATGATCAAGAGGCTGCCTTGGCTGAAGCACGAACACAGCTGGAAACGTTGAGCGCTGAGAAGAAAACGCTTACTGAAAAACTGGATGAACTTTCCCTGGTTGTTCAGGAAAAAGAGGCTCAGCAGGCCCTACTCACTAACGCACAGGCTCAGCTGGAAAAACTGGCCGCAGAAAAGGAAAGCCTTGCTGGCAAAGTAGAAGAGTTCTCTCAGCTTGTTCAGGAAAAAGAAGCACAGCAAGCTCGACTCACTGAAGCGCAGGCTCAGCTGGAAAAACTGGCCGCAGAAAAGGAAAGCCTTACCGGTAAAGTAGACGAACTCTCTGAACTGCTGAAAGCACAAAAGACCCTGCATCAGGCTGAACTGGAAAAAGAGAAACTGGCTCTGCATAGCAATATCGGACAGCTGACAGAGCGGCTCACTGCCAAAGAAAAAGAATTGGCGCAGCAAAAAGAGCTTCTGCTCGAAGCAGCCTCCCAAATAACAGCCCTCCATGCAACAGAGAAAAGATCCAAACTCAAAATCGAGGCCTTGCTCAAGTACGGCAAAGAAAAAGAACGCCTCCTCGCCCCTTCCCAGGAAGAGATTACAGCGTTGCAAAAACAGCTGGAAGAAAAACAGCAAGAGCTTGCAACTGCACAAAAAGAACTGGCAGAACGCACGGCCAGTGGCAAAGAATTAGTCAATCAGGTTGCCAGCCTGACAGAATCCACCCTTGTTCGTAATAAGGAAACAGAAAAGTTAAACCAGGAACTTGCTGAGGCAAAGGCCTCTATTGAGCAACTGACAGGCGAACTTACTGAAACCAAGGCAGCTCTGGAGACTGCTGAGACAAATTACGCAACCTCCCAGGAAAAAGAACAGGCCTTACAGCAAAGTCTTGCTGGTAAGGATGAAGAGCTGACTGTTGTCCGGGCAGAAATTGAGCGTTTAACCACTGAGCTTGAGGACCAAAAGTCCAGGACGCAGGAGTTAACCCAAGAGCGGGAGCGCCTCACTGCTGAGCTTGAAGCAGCAAAAGCAAAAGAAACTGAGCTTAGCCAGCAAGTAGAAGTAAAGACTGAAGAGCTGAGTGCTGCAACAACCGCTGTAGAGGAGGCAAAAAACTCTGTTGCCTCTGCCCAGGAAAAGGTTACAAATCTGGAAACACAGCTGGCTGATAAGGAAGCAAGTCAGACGGCTGCTCAAGAAAAAATCAGCGCTTTGGAAGCACAGGTTGCTGACCTCCTGCCCTTACAGGAGCAGCTCCAGTCTGCGCAGGAGCAGGTTGCAACTCTGGAGGCCGAGTTGGCCAATATGGAAGGCTTGCAGGCACAGCTGGCTACGAATCAGGAAAAAATAACCTCTTTGGAAACACAGCTCTCCGAGTTACCCACTACGGTTGAAGAATTCAACGCAGTGCAGGAAAAAGTCGCAAGCCTGGAGGCTCAACTTACTCAGACAGAAACACAGGCTGCTGAACTTGTTGCTGCTCAGGAGAAAGCCGCGACCCTGGAGGCACAGGTTACAGAACTCCAGCAGGAGGCTGCCAAAATTACTGAGGCCCAGGAAAAGATTGCTGAGCTCGAAAAGCAGTTAGCTGAAGCAGGTACTCTGGCAGAACAACTAGCAACAGAGCAGAAGAAAACTGCTGCTCTGGAAGCAAAGCTGACCGAGCTCCAGGCAGTTGAACAGCAGTCTACAGAAACCGAAGAAAAAATAGCAGCCTTGACAGCTGAGCTGGATCAAGCCAAGGCCCAGATTACTGAACTCAGTGCGGCTGGGGAGGAAAAAGAAAAGCTGGCAACAGAGCTTGCTGATGCTCAGGCAAAACTGACCGAGCTGACCAAAACCCAGGAAGAAGCTGGCAGCAAGGCAACAGCTCTTGAGGAAGAGCTGAACACCCTGAAAGCGAGCCTGGAAGAAAAAGACCAGGCCCTGACCGCCCAGACTGAGGCTCTGGCCCAAGCGCAGACAACTTTGGCTGCACAGGCTGCAACAGCTGACCAGACTGATGCAATCAAGAAAAGCGCAGAAGAATCTCAGGCCGAGCTGGCAAATGCAAAAGAGGAACTCAGCGCCTTGCAGGCACGGGTAAAAGAGCTGGAAGAAGAAATAATCCGCCTCAAGGAACAGCTGAGCCAGCAGAGCAATGCAGAGCCTGTGCAAGAGGTTGCGCAGGAAACTATGGCAGCGCAGGTTGCTGCTCCTGCTGAAGCAGAGCAGGAAACTGTACAGCAACAGAACGAACAAGAAGAGGAAGTACAGGAAGAGGAAGCAGATGCAGCAACAGAGAATCCTGCAGAACAAGAGCAGGTAGCTCCTGTTGAACAGGAAGAACAAGCAGAAGCAGTTAATGCAGAAGATACAGAAGAAGAAACTGCCGAGTCTCCTGCCCAACAAGAAACCGAAGACGCTACCAGCCTAGATAGCGATAATGATGGCAATGTGGACGCCACCATCGTTCTGTCCGGTGTGAATTTTACAACAGGTACTGCCAAGCTGACGGATGAGGCCGTAAGCAGTCTAAAAAAAACAGCAAAGCTACTGAAAACGCATGCTGCTGGAAAACGTTTTGAAGTAGCCGGGTATACTGACAGCGTGGGCAGCCCGAAAAGGAATCAGCAGATATCTGAGCAACGGGCACAATCTGTACGCAAATTTCTGGTCGAGCAAGGTATAGACGGAGCACTCCTTGTCAGTAAAGGGTACGGCCAGGAAAACCCCATTGCAGACAACAACACTGCGGAAGGCCGGGCCATGAATCGAAGAGTTGAGCTCCATCAAATAACCGCGGAGTAA